From the genome of Mycobacterium kansasii ATCC 12478:
ACTGTGCCCTGACAAACGCCTGCACAAGCTGAATCGCAAGATGACCGAGGAGATGTTCGGTGTCGACATCGCTACCGCCCCTAGTTGAGCCCGCACCGTCGCTGAGCCGTGAAGAGGTGGCCCGTTACAGTCGCCATCTCATCATTCCCGACCTGGGTGTCGACGGGCAGAAGAGACTCAAGAACGCACGGGTGCTGGTAATCGGGGCCGGCGGGCTCGGATCACCGACGCTGCTTTATCTGGCTGCCGCCGGTGTCGGCACCATCGGCATCATCGACTTCGACGTGGTCGACGAGTCCAACCTGCAGCGCCAGATCATCCATGGCGTCGCCGACATCGGACGGTCCAAGGCCCAGTCGGCGCGTGACTCGATCGTCGCGATCAATCCGTTGGTCGACGTGCAATTGCACGAGTACCGGCTCGAGCCGGGTAACGCCGTCGAGCTGTTCAGGCAGTACGACCTGATCCTGGACGGCACTGACAACTTTGCCACCCGGTATCTGGTCAACGATGCCGCGATACTGGCCGGCAAACCGTACGTGTGGGGTTCCATTTACCGTTTTGAGGGCCAGGTTTCGGTGTTCTGGGAGGATGCGCCCAACGGGCGGGGACTCAACTACCGTGACCTGTACCCGGAGCCGCCACCGCCCGGCATGGTGCCCTCCTGTGCAGAGGGCGGCGTGTTGGGCATCATCTGCGCGTCGATCGCGTCGGTGATGGGGACGGAAGCGATCAAGCTGATCACCGGGCTCGGTGAGACGCTGTTGGGCCGGTTGATGATCTACGACGCGCTGGAGATGACCTACCGGACGATCAGGATCCGCAAGGATCCGTCGACGCCCAAGATCACCGAGCTGGTCGATTACGAACAGTTCTGCGGCGTGGTGTCCGACGATGCCGCGCACGCGGCCAGCGGATCCACGATCACCCCGCGGGAATTGCGCGCGCTGATGGATTCCGGCAAGAAACTGGCGCTGATCGATGTCCGCGAGCGCGTGGAGTGGGACATCGTGCACATCGACGGAGCGACACTGATTCCGCAGTCATCCATCAAGTCGGGTGAGGGCCTGGCCAAGCTGCCCCAGGACCGGATGCCGGTGCTCTACTGCAAAACGGGTGTGCGTTCGGCCGAGGCGTTGGCCGCGCTGAAGAAGGCGGGTTTCTCCGATGCGGTCCACCTGCAGGGCGGAATCGTCGCGTGGGCCCGGCAAATGCAGCCCGACATGGTGATGTACTGAGCCGGATCCGAGCGCCGGTCCTGACGGCCGGTGGTGAGCCCCATTAGTCGGGCTCCTCAGCGGGTCGTGTCGACCCGCTCGGATATGGTCGCCCGACGGTGCCCCATTTGTCGGGCTCCTCAGCGGGTCGTGTCGACCCGCTGAGGAGCCCGACTAGGCTGACCCGTGTGAGTGTCGAGCCACCGCCCGAGCACGTACTGGCGGCATTTGGTTTGACCGGTGTGCAGCCCGCCTCGTTGGGTTCCAGCTGGGAAGGTGGCTGGAGGTGCGGCGAAGTGGTGTTGTCCATGGTGGCCGACCACGCCCGCGCGGCTTGGTCGGCGCGAGTGCGCGAAACGTTGTTTGTCGACGGGGTCCGGTTGGCCCGCCCGGTTCGCTCGACCGACGGCCGGTACGTGGTTTCCGGCTGGCGGGCAGACACTTTCGTCGCCGGCACTCCGGAGGCTCGGCACGACGAGGTCGTCTCGGCGGCGGTGCGCCTGCACGAGGCCACCAGCAAGCTAGAACGGCCACGCTTCCTGACCCAGGGGCCAACGACGCCGTGGGCGGAAGTAGACGTCTTCATCGCCGCCGACCGTGCGGCATGGGAGGAGCGGCCGCTGCAGTCCATTCCGCCCGGTGCCCGGTCGTCCTCGCCGACGGCGGATGCCGAGCGATCGATCGATCTGATCAATCAGCTTGCCACGCTGCGCAAGCCGACCCGGAGCCCCAACCAGGTGGTGCACGGGGATCTATACGGCACAGTGCTTTTCGTGGGAGCGGCGGCACCCGGGATCACCGATATCACGCCCTACTGGCGGCCCGCGTCCTGGGCTGCCGGGGTGGTCGTCGTCGATGCGCTGTCGTGGGGAGAGGCCGACGACGGACTCATCGAGCGGTGGAGCGCGCTGCCGGAATGGCCACAGATGTTATTGCGCGCGTTGATGTTTCGGCTGGCGGTGCATGCGCTGCACCCGCGTTCCACGGCCGAGGCGTTTCCCGGTCTGGCCCGCACCGCGGCGCTGGTCCGGCTAATGCTCTGACAGCCCGGGCGGGAACGCGTAACGCACCTGACCCAGCGTGACCCTGCCGTCGGTGCTGAGCACACCTTCGGCCCGCAACAGCTCCAATTGCCGCCTGGTCAAGTGCCGCGCCGGGCGTCCGGAGGCGGTGATCACCCGGTGCCAGGGCAAATCCGCGGAGTCGGTCCGCATGATCCAGCCGACGATGCGCGGACTGGAAAGTCCAGCCACCGA
Proteins encoded in this window:
- the moeZ gene encoding adenylyltransferase/sulfurtransferase MoeZ, translating into MSTSLPPLVEPAPSLSREEVARYSRHLIIPDLGVDGQKRLKNARVLVIGAGGLGSPTLLYLAAAGVGTIGIIDFDVVDESNLQRQIIHGVADIGRSKAQSARDSIVAINPLVDVQLHEYRLEPGNAVELFRQYDLILDGTDNFATRYLVNDAAILAGKPYVWGSIYRFEGQVSVFWEDAPNGRGLNYRDLYPEPPPPGMVPSCAEGGVLGIICASIASVMGTEAIKLITGLGETLLGRLMIYDALEMTYRTIRIRKDPSTPKITELVDYEQFCGVVSDDAAHAASGSTITPRELRALMDSGKKLALIDVRERVEWDIVHIDGATLIPQSSIKSGEGLAKLPQDRMPVLYCKTGVRSAEALAALKKAGFSDAVHLQGGIVAWARQMQPDMVMY
- a CDS encoding TIGR02569 family protein is translated as MSVEPPPEHVLAAFGLTGVQPASLGSSWEGGWRCGEVVLSMVADHARAAWSARVRETLFVDGVRLARPVRSTDGRYVVSGWRADTFVAGTPEARHDEVVSAAVRLHEATSKLERPRFLTQGPTTPWAEVDVFIAADRAAWEERPLQSIPPGARSSSPTADAERSIDLINQLATLRKPTRSPNQVVHGDLYGTVLFVGAAAPGITDITPYWRPASWAAGVVVVDALSWGEADDGLIERWSALPEWPQMLLRALMFRLAVHALHPRSTAEAFPGLARTAALVRLML
- a CDS encoding MGMT family protein, coding for MAPVTDEQIERVRALVAAIPPGRVATYGDIASVAGLSSPRIVGWIMRTDSADLPWHRVITASGRPARHLTRRQLELLRAEGVLSTDGRVTLGQVRYAFPPGLSEH